One segment of Asaia bogorensis NBRC 16594 DNA contains the following:
- a CDS encoding MFS transporter produces the protein MTKQGRSYFGLAGVIVLAMTTELNEQVSSQSLPDILGGLGISHDPGTWFNSLYLSAEVMGMSLAPWMALTFGVRRFAVVVAMIASLSAACIPFNHNLTLLYGLRLIEGLAGGFAVPLLLLVALRVLAPPVRLYGLAAYSLTATFFPNLSTALAGLWTDLVDWRFVFWQAVPFGSLAISLIWYGIAPEEPNYKRFRNFDWKGALLILFGFGALSTMLQQGDRLDWFNSPAICVMALVAVVCIPLLVINEWEQHTPLFRIQLLGRRNFAYGATTLLIFLVVSLASSTLPATFLQEVAGYRPEQIYPVTLEIACIQLVMLPLMAVVLNSKAVDSRVVSLLGMCLICMACIGDSFLTVGWNRNEFYLWQIFMGAGEAMIVMPLLMMSTNSLVPAEGPFASAMVNTPRAVSQAIGVWMLQLIHRWRGGLHSNRITDRIGLDRYRTFQANAIPLQRPAPLLPDGTPRSPDALPTFKYQVAHQTTVLELSDAYLIIAGITVFLMAWVILLPQRTYPPRLMFVKKKS, from the coding sequence ATGACAAAGCAGGGGCGATCCTATTTCGGATTGGCTGGTGTCATCGTGCTTGCGATGACAACCGAACTCAACGAGCAGGTCTCGTCACAATCACTTCCTGATATCCTGGGCGGACTGGGCATCAGCCACGATCCCGGGACCTGGTTCAACAGCCTTTATCTCTCGGCTGAGGTCATGGGGATGTCGCTCGCGCCCTGGATGGCGCTGACCTTCGGTGTCCGCCGCTTTGCGGTGGTGGTAGCGATGATTGCCAGCCTTTCGGCCGCCTGCATCCCGTTCAACCACAATCTGACCCTGCTCTATGGGTTGCGCCTTATCGAGGGGCTGGCTGGCGGGTTTGCCGTGCCGTTGCTGCTGCTGGTGGCCCTGCGCGTGCTGGCACCCCCTGTGCGGCTTTATGGCCTTGCGGCTTACTCCCTTACGGCCACGTTTTTTCCCAATCTCAGCACGGCGTTGGCAGGTCTGTGGACCGATCTTGTCGATTGGCGCTTTGTGTTCTGGCAAGCCGTGCCTTTTGGCAGTCTGGCAATTTCGCTCATCTGGTATGGTATCGCGCCGGAGGAGCCCAATTACAAACGCTTCCGCAATTTCGACTGGAAGGGCGCGCTCCTCATATTGTTCGGTTTCGGGGCGCTCTCCACGATGCTGCAGCAGGGAGACCGGCTGGACTGGTTCAATTCACCCGCCATCTGCGTCATGGCCCTGGTGGCGGTGGTGTGCATACCACTCTTGGTGATCAATGAATGGGAGCAGCATACGCCGCTATTTCGTATCCAGCTTCTCGGTCGACGCAATTTTGCCTACGGGGCAACGACGTTGCTCATCTTCCTTGTGGTGTCTCTGGCCTCATCGACCCTGCCTGCGACATTCCTGCAGGAAGTGGCTGGCTACCGGCCTGAACAGATCTACCCTGTCACGCTGGAGATTGCCTGTATCCAGCTCGTCATGCTGCCTCTTATGGCTGTCGTGCTGAACAGCAAGGCGGTTGATAGCCGCGTGGTCAGCCTGCTGGGCATGTGCCTGATCTGCATGGCGTGTATTGGCGACAGCTTTCTGACGGTCGGATGGAACCGCAACGAGTTCTATCTGTGGCAGATTTTCATGGGCGCGGGTGAGGCGATGATTGTCATGCCACTGCTCATGATGTCCACCAACTCGCTCGTTCCCGCCGAGGGGCCGTTTGCCTCCGCAATGGTCAACACCCCGCGTGCCGTGTCGCAGGCTATCGGCGTCTGGATGCTCCAGCTTATCCATCGCTGGCGCGGTGGGCTGCATTCCAACCGCATTACGGACCGCATCGGGCTGGACCGCTACCGCACCTTTCAGGCAAATGCCATTCCTTTGCAGCGCCCGGCGCCTTTACTGCCTGACGGTACCCCGCGCAGCCCGGATGCGTTGCCCACCTTCAAATATCAGGTTGCCCATCAGACGACCGTTCTGGAACTGTCTGACGCCTATCTCATCATCGCCGGGATTACGGTGTTCCTCATGGCATGGGTCATTCTCCTGCCTCAGCGGACCTATCCCCCCCGCCTCATGTTCGTGAAGAAAAAATCCTGA
- a CDS encoding carbohydrate ABC transporter permease → MEAVIATPKRVKRKAGAGVFLSPAVIILLIWSLIPLVLTLWYSFQNYNLVDPTLKGFAGFSNYVYLLTDPDFLYALLNTVLLVLGVLVISVGGGVLLAVLYDQDFFGRGIARVLVISPFFVMPTVSALLWKNLMLHPIYGVYSAMMRAVGLQPIDWLAHYPMQTVMMIVAWEWLPFAVLILLTAVQSLDHEQKEAARMDGAGPIARFRYIILPHLSRAITVVIMIETIYLLTVFAEISVTTSGGPGVASTNLAFLIYSRALLQFDIGGASAGGVIAIIIANIIAAFLVRAVARNLEA, encoded by the coding sequence ATGGAAGCTGTCATCGCCACACCAAAGCGGGTGAAGCGCAAAGCGGGAGCAGGTGTATTCCTCTCCCCTGCGGTCATCATCCTGCTGATCTGGTCTCTGATCCCCCTCGTCCTGACACTCTGGTATTCGTTCCAGAACTATAATCTGGTCGACCCGACCCTCAAGGGTTTCGCCGGGTTCAGTAATTACGTCTACCTGCTGACTGACCCGGATTTCCTCTACGCGCTGCTGAATACCGTTCTGCTCGTGCTCGGGGTTCTCGTCATAAGCGTTGGCGGCGGCGTACTACTGGCCGTGCTGTATGACCAGGATTTCTTCGGGCGCGGTATTGCGCGTGTGCTGGTCATCTCGCCGTTCTTCGTCATGCCCACAGTGTCAGCCCTGTTGTGGAAAAACCTGATGCTGCATCCGATTTATGGCGTTTACAGCGCCATGATGCGGGCAGTCGGGCTGCAACCCATCGACTGGCTTGCCCATTATCCCATGCAGACAGTCATGATGATTGTTGCCTGGGAATGGCTGCCTTTTGCCGTGCTTATCCTGCTTACAGCGGTCCAGTCACTCGACCATGAGCAGAAAGAAGCGGCACGTATGGATGGCGCGGGGCCGATCGCCCGGTTTCGCTACATCATCCTGCCGCATCTGAGCCGCGCCATCACGGTCGTGATCATGATCGAGACCATATATCTGCTGACCGTATTCGCTGAAATTTCGGTCACGACCTCAGGCGGACCGGGCGTTGCCTCCACCAATCTGGCCTTCCTGATCTATTCACGCGCCCTGCTGCAATTCGATATCGGAGGTGCCTCGGCCGGTGGCGTGATTGCAATCATCATCGCCAATATCATCGCCGCATTCCTCGTTCGTGCGGTCGCCCGCAATCTGGAGGCATGA
- the edd gene encoding phosphogluconate dehydratase: MTVHPVVASVTERIIERSAVSRRRYLALMERNRQKGISRPRLACGNLAHALAASGEDKARLMRGGGVNLGVVTSYNDMLSAHQPYARYPDQMRLFAREMGATVQVAGGVPAMCDGVTQGQEGMELSLLSRDNIAMGTAIGLSHGMFEGVALLGICDKIVPGLLMGALRFGHLPALLIPAGPMTSGLPNKEKQRVRQLYAEGKVDSSALMEAEAASYHSAGTCTFYGTANTNQMMVEMMGLMLPDSAFWNPSTRIRQALNRKAVHRLVEISQPGSDHRPLAQMVDEKAIVNAAVGLLATGGSTNHAIHLPAIARAAGICIDWSDLDALSGAVPLLTRAYPNGSADVNAMQEAGGLPTLIAALSEGGMLHQDILTVSKGGYADYACRARLEGEALLYSAARASSDRSVLRDTREPFRQDGGMRLVQGSLGRGIYKTSAVDDDRQTIEAPAAVFHRQEDVIAAFKAGKLNRDVIVVVRFQGPDANGMPELHRLTPTLAVLQDKGYRVALLTDGRMSGASGKVPAAIHICPEAQSGGPIALIEDGDMLRICARRGQIEALVEPAIWQARQPALPPLPGLGTGRELFTLMRSRSDTAEKGGSAMLAALEDTMDLHATELDKEFFDARHDSARLGHDALSGHSGAGHTGPVAGPADRAGARRGRVDHA; this comes from the coding sequence ATGACCGTTCATCCCGTCGTTGCTTCCGTCACCGAGCGCATCATCGAGCGCTCCGCCGTGTCGCGGCGTCGCTATCTCGCCCTCATGGAGCGAAACCGTCAGAAGGGCATCTCGCGCCCGCGCCTCGCCTGCGGCAATCTGGCCCATGCTCTCGCGGCATCGGGGGAGGACAAGGCGCGCCTCATGCGTGGGGGCGGGGTGAATCTGGGTGTCGTCACCAGCTACAACGACATGCTCTCGGCGCATCAGCCTTATGCGCGCTATCCCGATCAAATGCGCCTTTTCGCTCGCGAAATGGGTGCGACAGTGCAGGTGGCTGGGGGCGTGCCGGCCATGTGCGACGGCGTGACGCAGGGGCAGGAGGGTATGGAACTCTCTCTGCTGTCGCGGGACAACATCGCCATGGGCACGGCCATCGGCCTGAGCCACGGCATGTTCGAGGGCGTGGCGCTTCTTGGCATATGCGACAAGATCGTGCCCGGATTGCTGATGGGCGCGTTGCGCTTTGGCCATCTGCCCGCGCTGCTCATTCCGGCGGGCCCCATGACGTCGGGGCTGCCGAATAAGGAAAAGCAGCGCGTGCGGCAGCTTTATGCCGAAGGAAAGGTGGATTCGAGCGCCCTGATGGAGGCCGAGGCTGCCTCCTATCACAGTGCCGGAACCTGCACCTTTTATGGCACGGCCAACACCAATCAGATGATGGTGGAGATGATGGGCCTGATGTTGCCTGACTCTGCTTTCTGGAACCCCAGTACCCGCATTCGTCAGGCGCTCAACCGCAAGGCAGTGCATCGCCTTGTCGAGATCTCACAGCCAGGCTCGGATCATCGCCCCCTCGCGCAGATGGTGGATGAAAAGGCGATTGTGAATGCGGCGGTCGGTCTACTGGCCACGGGTGGGTCCACCAATCACGCCATCCACCTGCCGGCCATCGCGCGTGCGGCAGGTATCTGCATCGACTGGAGCGATCTCGATGCGCTCTCCGGGGCCGTGCCGCTGCTCACGCGGGCTTATCCCAACGGTTCGGCCGATGTGAATGCCATGCAGGAGGCCGGTGGGCTTCCAACCCTGATCGCTGCGCTGAGCGAGGGCGGGATGTTGCACCAGGATATCCTTACGGTGTCGAAGGGTGGCTATGCGGATTACGCCTGCCGTGCCCGACTGGAGGGAGAGGCCCTGCTTTACAGTGCGGCGCGCGCGTCATCCGATCGCAGCGTGCTGCGCGATACACGCGAGCCTTTCCGTCAGGATGGCGGGATGCGTCTGGTGCAGGGCAGTCTCGGCCGTGGCATCTACAAGACGAGTGCCGTCGATGATGACCGCCAGACCATCGAGGCACCGGCTGCAGTGTTTCATCGTCAGGAAGATGTCATCGCCGCTTTCAAGGCAGGCAAGCTGAACCGTGATGTCATTGTGGTGGTCCGTTTTCAGGGGCCGGATGCAAACGGCATGCCTGAGTTGCATCGCCTGACGCCCACTCTGGCAGTCCTGCAGGACAAGGGCTATCGCGTGGCGCTGCTCACGGATGGTCGCATGTCCGGCGCAAGCGGGAAGGTGCCAGCCGCCATCCATATCTGCCCAGAGGCCCAATCCGGCGGCCCGATTGCCCTGATCGAGGATGGCGACATGCTGCGCATCTGTGCCCGCCGTGGGCAGATCGAAGCGCTGGTCGAGCCCGCCATCTGGCAGGCCCGTCAACCGGCCTTGCCGCCCTTGCCCGGACTGGGTACGGGACGCGAGCTTTTCACACTGATGCGCAGCCGGTCCGATACGGCAGAGAAAGGTGGCTCAGCCATGCTCGCCGCTCTCGAAGACACGATGGACCTGCATGCTACAGAACTCGACAAGGAATTCTTCGATGCTCGACACGACTCTGCTCGACTCGGTCATGACGCGTTGTCCGGTCATTCCGGTGCTGGTCATACCGGACCTGTCGCTGGCCCGGCCGATCGCGCAGGCGCTCGTCGCGGGCGGGTTGACCACGCTTGA
- the eda gene encoding bifunctional 4-hydroxy-2-oxoglutarate aldolase/2-dehydro-3-deoxy-phosphogluconate aldolase translates to MTRCPVIPVLVIPDLSLARPIAQALVAGGLTTLEVTLRTECALDAIREMSKVEGAHVGAGTVLNGDDLARAVDAGSQFIVSPGLTPEVAAAAQRHDVPLLPGVANAGDIMRGLDLGLSRFKFFPAMANGGLPALKALAAVFGKARFCPTGGITEDNASAWLAEPAVTCVGGSWLTAGPFDAAAIEARARNAAKLAG, encoded by the coding sequence ATGACGCGTTGTCCGGTCATTCCGGTGCTGGTCATACCGGACCTGTCGCTGGCCCGGCCGATCGCGCAGGCGCTCGTCGCGGGCGGGTTGACCACGCTTGAGGTGACGCTGCGCACCGAATGCGCACTCGACGCCATCCGGGAAATGTCCAAGGTCGAGGGCGCTCATGTCGGGGCGGGCACTGTGCTGAACGGTGACGATCTGGCACGCGCTGTCGATGCGGGCTCGCAGTTCATCGTAAGCCCCGGTCTGACGCCAGAAGTAGCCGCTGCAGCCCAGCGTCATGACGTGCCGCTTCTACCGGGGGTGGCCAATGCGGGTGATATCATGCGAGGGCTCGACCTCGGACTGAGCCGTTTCAAGTTCTTCCCGGCCATGGCCAATGGGGGGCTACCCGCGCTCAAGGCGCTTGCCGCCGTGTTCGGCAAGGCCCGTTTCTGCCCCACGGGTGGGATCACGGAAGACAACGCCAGCGCCTGGCTTGCCGAACCCGCTGTTACATGTGTGGGCGGTTCCTGGCTTACGGCTGGTCCGTTCGATGCTGCCGCGATTGAGGCACGTGCCCGCAATGCTGCGAAGCTGGCAGGCTGA
- a CDS encoding FGGY-family carbohydrate kinase produces the protein MEVVIGVDVGTGSARAGVFSLTGEKLASCVTPTRTWRPEADFIQQSSTDIWGAICKSIRTAMSELEGKNPVVRGIGFDATCSLVVLDREGKPLSIDPKGAAEQDIILWADHRAMKEAEEINAGQYEVLRYVGGTISPEMETPKLLWLKRNMPETFAKAGYFFDLPDYLTWRATGADSRSCCSTVCKWTYLAHSKGWDESYFKAIGLGELVDEGYQRIGKNVRSLGETVGNGLSADAAHELGLEAGIPVGVSAIDAHAGGIGVIGSASGETVDDAALDRSLALIGGTSSCHMAVSKEARYVDGIWGPYSEAMIPGTWLNEAGQSAVGSLVDFVISSHAYGPELAEKAKSEGRTVYELLNERLAELEKGALPGSLTAEFHVLPDYHGNRSPHADPTLRGMVSGLSLSAGFDDLVMLYLATIQGLAYGTRDIIRALNAKGYAIDTIFATGGGTKNPVFLREHANATGCRIMLPKEPDAVLLGSAILGAVAGGVYSDMRVAMSQMTRVGAEVAPDTSTSRYHNAKFAVFQAMHDEQLHHRALMAEALAH, from the coding sequence ATGGAAGTTGTTATTGGCGTCGATGTCGGCACAGGCAGTGCACGCGCCGGCGTGTTTTCCCTCACTGGAGAGAAGCTCGCTTCCTGCGTGACCCCCACCCGTACCTGGCGGCCTGAGGCAGATTTCATCCAGCAATCCTCAACGGACATCTGGGGTGCCATCTGCAAGAGCATCCGTACTGCGATGAGCGAGCTTGAGGGCAAAAACCCTGTAGTGCGCGGCATCGGGTTTGACGCCACCTGCTCGCTCGTCGTTCTCGATCGCGAGGGCAAACCCCTCTCCATCGATCCCAAGGGGGCAGCTGAGCAGGACATCATCCTCTGGGCCGATCATCGCGCGATGAAAGAAGCTGAGGAAATCAACGCTGGCCAGTATGAGGTGCTGCGTTATGTCGGGGGCACCATCTCTCCCGAGATGGAAACGCCAAAGCTGCTCTGGCTCAAGCGCAATATGCCGGAGACCTTCGCCAAAGCTGGCTATTTCTTTGATCTTCCCGATTACCTGACATGGCGCGCAACCGGCGCAGACTCCCGCAGCTGCTGCTCGACAGTGTGCAAATGGACCTATCTCGCCCATTCCAAGGGCTGGGATGAGTCCTACTTCAAGGCAATCGGTCTGGGCGAACTGGTTGATGAAGGGTACCAGCGCATCGGCAAGAATGTGCGTTCGCTGGGCGAGACCGTCGGAAACGGCCTAAGTGCCGATGCCGCGCATGAACTCGGGCTCGAAGCCGGTATCCCTGTCGGTGTATCCGCGATTGACGCCCATGCCGGTGGCATCGGTGTGATCGGCTCCGCATCGGGTGAAACGGTTGATGATGCCGCACTCGACCGCAGCCTTGCGTTGATCGGTGGAACGTCGAGCTGCCATATGGCCGTGTCGAAAGAGGCACGTTATGTGGATGGGATCTGGGGCCCTTATTCCGAGGCCATGATCCCCGGCACATGGCTGAACGAAGCCGGTCAGTCTGCCGTAGGTTCACTCGTCGATTTCGTGATTTCCAGCCATGCCTATGGCCCTGAACTGGCCGAAAAGGCCAAATCAGAAGGTCGTACCGTTTACGAGCTGCTCAATGAGCGCTTGGCCGAACTCGAAAAAGGCGCCCTGCCCGGTTCGCTGACAGCGGAATTCCACGTGCTGCCAGATTATCATGGCAACCGGTCGCCCCACGCCGACCCGACCCTGCGCGGCATGGTGAGCGGGCTCAGCCTCTCAGCCGGGTTCGATGATCTTGTGATGCTCTATCTCGCGACCATTCAGGGCCTGGCCTATGGCACGCGCGATATCATCCGCGCGCTCAATGCCAAGGGTTACGCAATCGACACCATTTTCGCGACAGGGGGCGGCACCAAGAACCCCGTGTTCCTGCGTGAACATGCCAATGCGACGGGATGCCGTATCATGCTGCCAAAGGAGCCCGATGCTGTTCTCCTTGGCTCGGCGATCCTCGGCGCTGTTGCAGGCGGTGTTTACAGCGACATGCGCGTGGCCATGTCGCAGATGACCCGTGTCGGCGCAGAAGTCGCGCCTGATACCAGCACGTCACGTTATCACAACGCTAAATTTGCCGTGTTTCAGGCGATGCATGACGAGCAGCTTCACCATCGTGCCCTGATGGCCGAAGCCCTCGCCCACTAG
- a CDS encoding TonB-dependent receptor domain-containing protein: MAISRTRICRASMLLGATILAGASFTAQAATATTAHHKASHKSSTKRAVRSSARPVSTGITATPAAVTTAAPVSARRSSLTSLSGPAPAGNESITVVGSALSTSNNTNSNPVQIITSKQIAQTGVNNLGDFFARLPSVGSSATTNAVTNGGGGVSCTDLRNLGTNRVLVLIDGKRTTINGNSNCVDLNAIPLQQVAGVEILKDGGSELYGADAVSGVINIKMRHDVNTGNITMRGSISQYGDAPEGMLSAFKGWNFDHGKGNITLFGQYLTSTGVMQRNRAWANPVALTNPVSGQPTYGSSYSTNGVFYPDSGNGKGYTTHDNGQTVVPFTKADRYPFNRDSSLTNNYQDSSLSGDAHYDVNKHLTVYANVLYSHRTTNSFMAPEPMSGSIPPSTLPGAVVVPGDYPGNPFGEDTTVYRRMGEWGPRRYERASDTVTGMFGAKGEITHGWMYDASYTYGVNRENVRSLNIGNYANLLNTWGLRATDPGNPDTSLVYDPSVCQASAGCELSSPFGKLTPQGAAYTNYTTAENIQYQFRDTNFRVHNNHVVSMPWKNGGELGIALGMEHRSEQMSDSPDPLVAQGLTLTNTQAYTGGGFNVSEGYLEGKLNLLKNAFLAKDLTIDAQGRYSSYNTFGAAKNWKVAINWAPNRDIRFRGTLGTSYRQPNIFELFGGQQLSYETAYDPCSQMGSYGASSPTVAATCARQGISPGFEMRNSAQVPTLQGGNAQVKPETGRTYTFGTVLTPHWVPGLSLSVEYWHYTLKNMISVIGTQYLLDQCYTGANTGYCSAIVRNAQTQQIQTATAMYENLGGLHTSGIDFDLDYTFRITRHDRLNLSNNFQQLVSYQQQYVPGGQWYNYDGRLLYNNSTGQPRVRDYATATWRHDDFSFIYMMSYTGGMVWNNQSEDLVKGTVGRYKTPGIFTHDITLAYQLNRWNFQTGVRNLFDKKPPYVVDGATNSNVYQYGNLFMGRNVFVQAGVNF, from the coding sequence ATGGCCATTTCCCGCACACGCATCTGCCGCGCCTCCATGCTGCTCGGTGCAACGATCCTCGCCGGTGCGAGCTTCACGGCTCAGGCCGCCACCGCGACCACGGCCCATCACAAGGCAAGCCACAAGAGCAGCACAAAACGCGCCGTACGTTCGTCTGCACGTCCGGTCAGCACGGGCATCACAGCAACCCCGGCGGCTGTCACGACGGCAGCGCCAGTTAGCGCACGTCGCAGCAGCCTGACGTCGCTTTCCGGCCCCGCCCCGGCTGGCAATGAAAGCATCACGGTGGTTGGCTCGGCGCTCAGCACGTCGAACAACACTAACTCGAACCCGGTGCAGATCATCACCTCCAAGCAGATCGCCCAGACGGGTGTGAACAACCTCGGTGATTTCTTTGCCCGTCTGCCGTCCGTCGGCTCCAGTGCCACGACGAACGCTGTCACTAATGGCGGCGGCGGTGTGTCCTGTACCGATCTGCGCAACCTCGGGACCAACCGCGTTCTCGTGCTGATCGACGGCAAGCGCACAACCATCAATGGCAACTCGAACTGCGTCGATCTCAACGCCATTCCGCTTCAGCAGGTGGCTGGCGTGGAAATCCTGAAGGATGGCGGTTCGGAACTTTACGGTGCCGATGCCGTGTCGGGCGTCATCAACATCAAGATGCGTCACGACGTGAACACCGGCAACATCACGATGCGCGGCAGCATCTCGCAATATGGCGATGCGCCCGAGGGCATGCTCTCAGCGTTCAAGGGCTGGAACTTCGACCATGGCAAGGGCAACATCACCCTGTTCGGTCAGTACCTGACCTCAACCGGCGTGATGCAGCGTAACCGCGCCTGGGCAAACCCCGTGGCGCTGACGAACCCGGTCTCAGGCCAGCCGACCTATGGCTCCTCCTACAGCACGAACGGCGTATTCTACCCCGATAGCGGCAATGGCAAGGGCTACACGACCCATGATAATGGCCAGACGGTCGTGCCGTTCACAAAGGCAGATCGCTACCCCTTCAATCGCGATTCCAGCCTGACCAACAACTATCAGGACTCTTCGCTTTCGGGTGATGCACATTACGATGTGAACAAGCACCTGACAGTCTATGCGAACGTGCTTTACAGCCACCGCACCACAAACAGCTTCATGGCGCCCGAGCCCATGTCCGGCTCGATCCCGCCGAGCACCCTTCCCGGCGCGGTCGTGGTTCCCGGCGATTATCCCGGCAACCCGTTCGGTGAGGACACAACCGTCTATCGTCGCATGGGTGAATGGGGCCCCCGCCGTTATGAGCGCGCCTCGGACACGGTGACCGGCATGTTCGGCGCAAAGGGTGAGATCACCCATGGTTGGATGTATGATGCATCCTATACCTATGGTGTTAACCGTGAGAACGTTCGCAGTCTGAACATTGGCAATTATGCCAATCTGCTCAACACTTGGGGTCTGCGCGCAACCGATCCCGGCAACCCGGATACCAGCCTCGTCTATGATCCGAGTGTATGTCAGGCATCGGCAGGTTGTGAGCTCTCCTCACCGTTTGGCAAGCTGACGCCGCAGGGCGCTGCTTATACCAATTACACGACAGCCGAAAACATCCAGTACCAGTTCCGCGACACCAACTTCCGTGTGCATAACAACCACGTCGTTTCGATGCCCTGGAAGAACGGTGGTGAGCTTGGTATCGCGCTCGGCATGGAACATCGCAGCGAGCAGATGAGCGACAGCCCCGACCCGCTGGTGGCACAGGGTCTCACGCTGACCAACACCCAGGCCTATACCGGTGGTGGATTCAACGTTTCCGAAGGCTATCTTGAAGGCAAGTTGAACCTGCTGAAGAATGCCTTCCTGGCCAAGGATCTGACGATCGACGCGCAGGGCCGTTATTCGTCCTACAATACCTTCGGTGCAGCAAAGAACTGGAAGGTCGCGATCAACTGGGCACCCAACCGTGATATCCGCTTCCGCGGAACGCTGGGCACGTCCTACCGCCAGCCCAACATCTTCGAGCTCTTCGGTGGTCAGCAGTTGAGCTATGAAACCGCCTATGATCCCTGCTCGCAGATGGGCAGCTATGGTGCATCCTCCCCGACGGTTGCTGCCACATGCGCTCGCCAGGGCATCAGCCCGGGCTTCGAGATGCGCAACTCGGCTCAGGTTCCGACTCTCCAGGGCGGTAACGCGCAGGTCAAGCCCGAGACCGGCCGCACTTATACGTTCGGTACTGTCTTGACGCCGCACTGGGTGCCGGGTCTGTCGCTCTCGGTCGAATACTGGCATTACACGCTCAAGAACATGATCAGCGTCATCGGGACGCAGTATCTGCTTGATCAGTGCTATACCGGCGCAAACACCGGCTATTGCTCGGCAATCGTGCGTAACGCGCAGACCCAGCAGATCCAGACTGCCACCGCGATGTATGAAAACCTCGGCGGCCTACACACGAGCGGTATCGACTTCGATCTGGATTATACCTTCCGTATCACGCGTCATGATCGCCTGAACCTGAGCAACAATTTCCAGCAGCTGGTAAGCTATCAGCAGCAATATGTGCCGGGCGGTCAGTGGTACAATTATGATGGTCGCCTGCTGTATAACAACAGCACGGGTCAGCCCCGCGTGCGTGACTACGCAACGGCAACATGGCGTCATGACGATTTCAGCTTCATCTATATGATGAGCTATACGGGCGGCATGGTCTGGAACAACCAGTCTGAGGACCTCGTTAAGGGCACTGTTGGCCGTTACAAGACGCCGGGCATCTTCACGCATGACATCACGCTGGCCTATCAGCTGAACCGCTGGAACTTCCAGACAGGCGTGCGCAACCTGTTCGACAAGAAGCCCCCCTACGTCGTTGATGGTGCCACGAACAGCAACGTTTACCAGTACGGCAATCTCTTCATGGGCCGTAACGTGTTCGTCCAGGCCGGGGTCAATTTCTGA
- a CDS encoding HlyD family secretion protein produces MASDDQKSSPAKWPFLVTGFILVVFCGIILAIIFVPNRKVWTNDAYVTAHYATIAPRVPGQVVEVLVDDNQSVKAGQVMARLDPRDYETALTRSRAQLAHDEALVLDAEAAVDRQPSMIEESKAEAARIEAQLVYARQNAQRYHNLAQTGAGSAQERQLTDASMREMEANLRSMKARITAAQDEIPILRARHEAALRTLKIDHAVVRQDELNLSYTEIRAPFDGMVGEKTVQSGNYVSPGAALMALVPMDQLWVMANYRELALRHMRPGQHARIHVDAYDMDLDGIVDSIPPASGAAFAPIAPENATGNFTKIVQRLPVKIVVAPNQPLARLLRMGFSVETTVDTHLENVVDEQRHSANGITAR; encoded by the coding sequence ATGGCTTCAGACGACCAGAAAAGCAGCCCCGCCAAATGGCCTTTCCTTGTGACAGGCTTCATCCTCGTGGTGTTCTGCGGGATCATCCTTGCGATCATTTTCGTGCCAAACCGCAAGGTCTGGACCAATGATGCCTATGTGACGGCCCATTACGCCACCATTGCGCCGCGTGTGCCGGGACAGGTGGTCGAGGTGCTGGTTGATGATAACCAGAGCGTCAAGGCGGGGCAGGTCATGGCACGGCTCGATCCACGCGACTACGAAACGGCGCTTACCCGCAGTCGTGCCCAGCTCGCACACGACGAGGCGCTCGTGCTCGATGCCGAGGCGGCGGTGGATCGTCAGCCGAGCATGATCGAGGAAAGCAAGGCAGAAGCCGCGCGGATTGAGGCGCAGCTCGTCTATGCCAGGCAGAATGCCCAGCGCTATCACAACTTGGCCCAGACCGGCGCAGGGTCCGCGCAGGAGCGTCAGCTTACCGATGCCTCCATGCGCGAAATGGAAGCCAATCTGAGGAGCATGAAAGCGCGGATCACGGCAGCGCAGGATGAGATCCCGATCCTGCGGGCACGCCATGAGGCGGCGCTCAGGACGCTCAAGATCGACCACGCCGTGGTACGGCAGGACGAGCTCAACCTGTCCTATACCGAGATACGCGCGCCGTTTGACGGTATGGTGGGCGAGAAGACCGTTCAATCGGGCAATTATGTATCGCCGGGTGCCGCCCTTATGGCGCTTGTGCCGATGGATCAGCTTTGGGTCATGGCGAATTATCGTGAGCTTGCGCTGCGCCATATGCGTCCCGGACAGCACGCCCGTATTCATGTCGATGCCTATGATATGGATCTGGACGGCATTGTTGACAGTATTCCCCCGGCTTCGGGTGCCGCCTTCGCCCCGATCGCCCCGGAAAATGCCACGGGTAATTTCACCAAGATCGTCCAGCGCCTTCCCGTGAAGATCGTCGTGGCCCCGAACCAGCCTCTTGCCAGGCTGCTGCGTATGGGCTTTTCGGTCGAGACGACGGTCGATACCCATCTTGAAAATGTCGTGGATGAGCAGCGGCATAGCGCGAACGGGATCACCGCACGATGA